A genome region from Armatimonadota bacterium includes the following:
- the ercA gene encoding alcohol dehydrogenase-like regulatory protein ErcA has translation MPSGGILELRKFVAPECVFGADARNLAAKYALNLGARKVLVVTDPGVIACGWTDDVMTGLRDAGLPYVVFENVSPNPRDNEVLSGSEVYLAEQCNSIIAVGGGSPIDCAKGVGIVSTNDRNILEFEGVDEVRIPIPPLICVPTTGGSSADVSQFAIITDTTRKVKIAIVSKAIVPDVSLVDPVTLTTLPADLTADTGFDALTHAFEAYVSNAQSAITDLFALEAIRLVHNYLPASIADPLNIELRGWMAIACLHAGFAFSNAGLGLVHAMSHSLGGTTDIAHGLSNAILLRHVVEFNFPSAADRYRAIGQAMGLRLSGKGDEEACTDIINELTRFQESVGITGTLGKYGLDRTMIRELAGKAMADPDIATAVRQPSQQDIEDIYERAF, from the coding sequence ATGCCAAGCGGCGGAATACTTGAACTACGAAAATTTGTTGCGCCCGAATGTGTTTTTGGCGCGGACGCGCGAAACCTGGCTGCCAAATACGCGCTCAACTTGGGCGCGCGTAAAGTCTTGGTCGTAACGGACCCAGGAGTAATTGCGTGCGGATGGACGGATGATGTCATGACGGGGCTGCGAGATGCCGGGCTGCCTTATGTGGTCTTTGAGAATGTGTCTCCAAATCCTCGAGATAATGAGGTTTTGTCCGGCTCCGAAGTCTATCTGGCCGAGCAGTGCAATTCCATAATAGCAGTTGGCGGAGGAAGCCCGATTGACTGCGCTAAAGGCGTCGGAATTGTAAGCACCAACGACCGCAACATCCTGGAGTTTGAGGGCGTCGATGAGGTGCGTATTCCAATACCGCCTCTAATATGTGTGCCTACAACCGGAGGAAGTTCGGCTGATGTTTCTCAATTTGCGATCATCACAGACACAACCAGAAAAGTGAAGATTGCAATAGTCAGCAAGGCCATAGTGCCGGATGTTTCCCTGGTTGATCCTGTCACGCTGACGACACTGCCAGCCGATCTGACGGCTGATACCGGCTTTGACGCCCTCACTCATGCCTTTGAGGCATATGTCTCCAACGCTCAATCGGCAATCACCGATCTCTTTGCGCTAGAAGCTATTAGATTGGTACACAACTATCTGCCTGCGTCTATTGCTGATCCGCTCAATATTGAACTCAGAGGATGGATGGCAATAGCATGCCTGCATGCTGGTTTTGCCTTTTCAAACGCAGGCCTTGGATTGGTGCATGCTATGTCACACAGCCTGGGTGGTACGACAGACATTGCGCATGGACTGTCAAATGCAATTTTGCTGCGCCACGTAGTTGAGTTCAACTTTCCATCTGCAGCCGATAGATATCGGGCTATTGGGCAGGCTATGGGTCTACGCCTGAGTGGTAAAGGAGATGAAGAAGCTTGCACTGACATAATCAATGAACTAACCCGTTTTCAAGAATCAGTGGGCATTACAGGCACTCTTGGCAAATATGGACTGGATCGCACCATGATCCGTGAACTTGCCGGCAAAGCAATGGCCGACCCTGATATTGCGACTGCGGTTAGACAACCGAGCCAACAAGATATTGAGGATATTTATGAGCGAGCCTTCTGA
- a CDS encoding prepilin-type N-terminal cleavage/methylation domain-containing protein, with the protein MRRVKSGFTLIELLVVIAIIAILAAILFPVMTRVKGQAHITKCVNNLRQLGNALSLYMSDSSDKFPPTLTGWGKGSSSQPTILIYLQKYSKAGIAMNSGSTAEPYASVGYFACPSDIGLPLSWVADQGYKTAPTPMWRQCGYSYEYFSQRQTDYAGVTVEGRNKEVPWSELAYSVTSTSTVGAPMSAVMAPSKKATIGCLWNWHQAESYGTDNRVSRNIVYADGHAGRIKFGDYIRARCYKLAQGWHP; encoded by the coding sequence ATGAGAAGAGTTAAATCAGGGTTTACATTGATTGAGCTTCTTGTGGTTATTGCGATAATAGCTATTTTGGCTGCGATCTTATTTCCTGTTATGACACGGGTAAAAGGGCAGGCACATATTACAAAGTGTGTCAACAACCTCAGGCAGTTAGGCAACGCGCTATCGCTATATATGAGCGATAGTTCCGATAAGTTTCCACCGACCCTGACTGGTTGGGGCAAGGGTTCAAGTAGTCAGCCTACTATTTTGATCTACCTGCAGAAGTATTCTAAAGCGGGTATTGCCATGAACTCAGGAAGCACCGCCGAGCCATATGCCTCAGTCGGATACTTCGCCTGCCCGTCTGACATAGGACTTCCGCTCAGTTGGGTCGCGGATCAGGGATATAAAACAGCGCCAACCCCTATGTGGAGACAGTGCGGATACAGCTACGAATATTTCAGCCAGCGGCAGACTGACTACGCCGGTGTTACAGTCGAAGGACGCAATAAAGAAGTCCCATGGAGCGAACTTGCATATTCCGTTACAAGTACTTCGACGGTTGGCGCGCCTATGTCGGCAGTAATGGCGCCGAGCAAGAAAGCTACTATAGGATGTCTTTGGAACTGGCATCAAGCTGAGTCATATGGGACGGATAACAGAGTTTCCAGGAACATAGTGTACGCCGATGGTCATGCAGGACGTATTAAGTTTGGCGATTATATTAGAGCTAGGTGCTACAAACTTGCTCAGGGCTGGCATCCATAG
- a CDS encoding nitroreductase family protein encodes MLEAIKNRRSIRFYRDTYVTDEQIQEMLTAGFCAPSAHNRCQWHAVVIRDQETKEKLSAVHKWAKIVIKAPVVIVVCVERTGFDHFWIEDGSAFTENMLIQATDMGLSTCWVGVQGLADGEYNAEAIVRDALGLPEQMGVVNMVTLGYGARFPKPREPKIPEGRLHYGKFGNFNP; translated from the coding sequence ATGCTCGAAGCAATAAAGAATAGACGCAGTATACGGTTTTATCGAGACACATATGTAACCGATGAACAGATCCAGGAGATGCTTACAGCAGGTTTTTGCGCACCTTCAGCGCATAACAGGTGCCAGTGGCATGCAGTAGTTATCAGGGATCAGGAGACAAAAGAGAAGCTCAGCGCTGTCCATAAGTGGGCAAAGATAGTAATTAAGGCGCCGGTTGTAATTGTTGTATGTGTGGAGCGCACAGGTTTCGACCATTTCTGGATCGAAGACGGTTCGGCCTTTACTGAGAATATGCTCATTCAGGCGACCGATATGGGTCTTTCGACCTGCTGGGTAGGTGTCCAGGGTCTGGCCGATGGCGAGTATAATGCCGAAGCCATAGTCCGCGATGCGCTCGGTCTGCCTGAACAGATGGGGGTGGTCAACATGGTTACACTCGGATACGGCGCTCGCTTTCCGAAACCTCGTGAGCCGAAGATTCCCGAAGGACGCCTGCACTACGGTAAATTCGGCAATTTCAACCCATAA
- a CDS encoding 2-isopropylmalate synthase yields MERMVHILDTTLRDGEQSPGASLTGPEKLEIARQLQRLNVDIIEAGFPASSPGDFSAVREIARKVRGPVITALARAVKSDIDAVWESIREAERPRIHIVLGSSDIHIQSKFKRSREEILQIGVEAVKYARSLCPDVQYSTEDASRSDRKYLFRFIEAVIDAGATVVNIPDTVGYAVPAQWGRLISDIRRRVPNIDRAKLSVHCHNDLGLAVANSLASIKAGAQQVECAVNGIGERAGNASLEEVVMGISVRSGYYGAKTGVMTSQLCPTSSMVSRLTGLAIARNKAVVGANAFAHSSGIHQDGVLKSRNNYEIFSPEDVGSDGTQIVLTARSGRHALRHRLESLGYTVSAEELERIHIRFLEVADAKKEVVDDDLHALMAGRTQVCEPACR; encoded by the coding sequence ATGGAACGCATGGTTCATATTCTGGATACCACCCTTCGCGACGGTGAGCAGTCACCCGGAGCGAGTTTGACCGGCCCTGAAAAGCTGGAGATAGCAAGGCAACTGCAGCGGTTGAATGTCGATATAATCGAGGCGGGTTTTCCCGCCTCATCACCAGGCGACTTTTCGGCGGTTCGTGAGATTGCTCGCAAGGTCAGGGGACCTGTTATAACCGCACTGGCGCGCGCGGTCAAATCGGACATAGACGCCGTGTGGGAGTCTATCCGCGAAGCCGAGCGCCCTAGAATTCACATTGTTTTGGGCAGTTCGGATATTCATATACAAAGCAAGTTCAAACGAAGCCGCGAGGAGATACTTCAGATCGGTGTGGAGGCGGTGAAGTATGCCCGCTCGCTGTGCCCGGATGTGCAATACTCTACAGAGGATGCCTCACGCAGCGATAGGAAATATCTGTTTCGCTTTATCGAAGCTGTAATAGATGCAGGTGCCACTGTTGTCAATATTCCTGATACGGTGGGATATGCCGTACCGGCTCAGTGGGGCAGATTGATATCGGATATAAGACGGAGAGTGCCTAATATCGACCGCGCGAAATTGAGCGTGCACTGCCATAATGATCTGGGTCTTGCCGTCGCCAACTCACTGGCGTCGATTAAGGCAGGCGCACAGCAGGTCGAGTGCGCCGTTAACGGCATAGGTGAACGTGCCGGAAATGCGTCTCTGGAAGAGGTCGTAATGGGCATTAGTGTGCGAAGCGGGTATTACGGAGCGAAGACAGGCGTAATGACATCTCAGCTCTGCCCGACGAGCAGCATGGTCAGCCGTCTGACAGGTCTTGCAATAGCTCGCAATAAGGCAGTGGTCGGAGCCAATGCCTTTGCGCATTCTTCGGGGATCCACCAGGACGGTGTTCTGAAGAGTCGCAATAACTATGAGATATTCTCGCCAGAGGATGTAGGATCGGATGGAACACAGATAGTGCTCACTGCCAGGTCGGGCCGGCACGCGCTGCGTCACAGGTTGGAATCGCTGGGTTATACGGTCTCAGCCGAGGAATTGGAACGCATTCACATCAGGTTCCTGGAGGTTGCCGATGCCAAGAAGGAAGTCGTCGATGACGATCTGCATGCGCTAATGGCCGGGCGCACTCAAGTTTGTGAGCCGGCTTGCCGATAA
- the pyrF gene encoding orotidine-5'-phosphate decarboxylase, producing the protein MSKQKIIIPLDVDTPEKAIALVKQLSGEVGAFKVGLELINIAGPAIFDEIKAAGADKIFYDCKLHDIPNTVAGASRAIAKRGLWLFNVHCAGGFDMMKAAKDASAEAAERFGLKPPKVIGVTILTSIDQFVLNDQMRVPGSVADQVVHFAKLAKEAGLDGVVASAHEIEIIRQACGDDFMIVTPGVRPAGSDVGDQKRVMTPGEAVRRGSDYLVIGRPIIRAEDPVAAARAIALDMENIA; encoded by the coding sequence TTGAGTAAGCAAAAGATAATAATCCCTTTGGACGTTGATACACCCGAAAAAGCTATTGCGCTGGTAAAGCAGCTCAGCGGCGAGGTGGGGGCGTTCAAAGTCGGTCTGGAACTTATAAACATTGCGGGTCCTGCAATATTCGACGAAATCAAAGCAGCCGGAGCCGATAAGATATTCTACGACTGCAAACTGCACGATATCCCCAACACGGTAGCCGGGGCGTCGCGTGCTATCGCAAAGAGAGGACTGTGGCTCTTCAACGTCCACTGTGCGGGCGGATTTGATATGATGAAAGCAGCAAAAGACGCCTCAGCCGAAGCTGCCGAGCGATTTGGATTGAAACCCCCTAAAGTGATCGGAGTGACTATTCTCACAAGTATAGACCAGTTCGTTCTCAACGATCAGATGCGCGTGCCGGGCAGCGTAGCCGATCAAGTTGTTCATTTTGCGAAGCTGGCAAAAGAAGCAGGGCTGGACGGCGTAGTCGCTTCAGCCCATGAGATCGAGATAATCCGGCAGGCATGCGGCGATGACTTTATGATAGTGACTCCGGGTGTCAGGCCGGCGGGCAGCGATGTTGGTGACCAGAAGCGCGTAATGACTCCAGGCGAGGCCGTTCGCCGTGGTTCAGATTATCTGGTGATTGGCCGGCCAATAATCAGAGCTGAGGACCCTGTTGCCGCCGCGCGCGCGATTGCACTGGATATGGAAAATATTGCGTGA
- a CDS encoding YjbH domain-containing protein — MFNSKFSVLLALVVMATAIIASGSAAAPAYPGYTGLIFTPTADTLNMGGVNAGAAFVSSDDDDISFFSANVGVIDGLEVGAALIDPDEGDSKTALNAKYAILKETFATPGVAFGVSDLTDEIDSTPYVVVTKTLDIPKLTLRQLKGSIGFGDGSLDGVFAGLSAVLSDKLTLMTEYDTENLNVGLQFAASGGIRAHVDLIDGDNIGFGLNFNKGF; from the coding sequence ATGTTCAATTCAAAATTTTCTGTTTTGTTGGCGCTGGTCGTAATGGCGACGGCAATTATTGCAAGCGGGTCTGCTGCCGCACCGGCATATCCCGGCTACACAGGGCTGATCTTCACACCAACCGCCGATACACTCAATATGGGAGGTGTGAATGCTGGAGCTGCATTTGTCAGCAGTGATGACGACGACATATCATTTTTCTCTGCTAACGTTGGGGTCATTGACGGCCTGGAAGTAGGCGCTGCGCTTATAGACCCGGATGAAGGTGACAGCAAGACCGCCTTAAATGCAAAGTACGCAATCTTGAAAGAGACATTCGCAACCCCCGGAGTTGCTTTCGGTGTTAGTGACCTTACTGACGAGATCGATTCCACTCCATACGTGGTCGTTACCAAGACTCTTGACATACCGAAACTGACCCTGCGCCAGCTCAAGGGAAGTATCGGCTTTGGAGACGGTTCGCTTGACGGCGTGTTCGCCGGTTTGTCCGCCGTTCTCAGCGACAAGTTGACACTTATGACCGAATACGATACCGAAAACTTAAATGTAGGCCTGCAGTTTGCTGCCAGCGGTGGTATCAGAGCCCATGTAGACCTTATTGACGGTGATAACATAGGCTTTGGCCTGAACTTCAACAAAGGATTCTGA
- a CDS encoding Mut7-C RNAse domain-containing protein yields the protein MKFIADAMLGKLAKWLRMLGYDTLYYSDIDDDELVRFAIREDRILLTRDRLLCRRRMVRARCVFVDWGTTGEQVRQVMKQLDLKLSRDLLFTRCTVCNGEIAPISKSELYGRVPPYVFQTQSEFGFCANCDKIYWRGTHVEHVLDALAQKQE from the coding sequence ATGAAATTTATAGCGGACGCAATGCTTGGAAAACTGGCGAAGTGGCTGAGGATGCTCGGCTACGATACGCTCTATTACTCGGATATAGACGATGATGAGCTGGTCCGGTTCGCAATTCGGGAAGACAGAATACTGCTCACCCGTGACAGGCTTCTCTGCCGCCGCAGAATGGTCCGCGCACGGTGCGTATTTGTGGATTGGGGCACGACGGGCGAGCAGGTCCGGCAGGTTATGAAGCAACTCGACCTCAAGCTCTCCAGAGACTTGCTCTTCACCCGGTGCACGGTCTGCAATGGCGAGATTGCGCCTATAAGCAAGTCCGAGCTTTACGGCAGGGTGCCCCCGTATGTTTTTCAAACTCAAAGTGAGTTCGGCTTCTGCGCGAATTGTGATAAGATATACTGGCGCGGGACGCATGTGGAGCACGTGCTCGATGCTCTTGCGCAAAAACAGGAATAG
- a CDS encoding GNAT family N-acetyltransferase, with amino-acid sequence MSTNCVIRTATEPDVLLILELVRDLAEYEHMTDECVSTEQDIHDLLFGAGAVAEAVIADFDGQSAGFALFLHNCSTFAGKKVIYLEDLFVRPALRGKGIGKALLLNVIQLAKERDCARVEWHALKWNTPATKFYESIGAVPRDDWMWFHYLLQGNW; translated from the coding sequence ATGAGCACAAACTGCGTAATACGAACAGCAACTGAGCCAGACGTTCTACTGATATTAGAACTCGTCAGGGACCTGGCTGAATATGAACATATGACCGACGAATGCGTCTCGACGGAACAGGACATTCACGACCTGCTCTTTGGAGCCGGAGCAGTTGCGGAAGCTGTGATAGCCGACTTTGACGGGCAGAGTGCGGGGTTTGCTCTCTTTCTGCACAACTGCTCGACTTTCGCGGGCAAAAAGGTGATATACCTCGAAGACCTCTTCGTCCGGCCTGCTCTGCGCGGCAAAGGAATCGGCAAGGCTCTGCTGCTGAATGTGATCCAACTTGCAAAAGAGCGAGATTGCGCACGAGTCGAGTGGCATGCCCTCAAGTGGAACACACCCGCGACTAAGTTTTATGAGAGCATTGGCGCAGTGCCCAGAGATGATTGGATGTGGTTTCATTACCTCTTGCAGGGCAATTGGTAA
- a CDS encoding glycosyl hydrolase — MLDQFKNPPAQYRTIEFDNTADSPQILIRELKMEFDRRAAGIDTLPFMRLPKAIRSDSPYFRFYIDYAARVRYALSHGQRRAQVALLMPSMGSSSDFFEFYNANLPLEHVSHDVIDEDAIISATSVDQSLICPSNRYEMLILPPIDAVRYETALKIQEFVDDGGRVMATMPIPTKDSHGKKDSEVRSIFHEIFGAGSGKNGPVIELDNGAILVQTQEPSELAPTLRDCISMAIKPDVSITSAGRQCREITFVHHIYEDNDIFFFANSSPDAREVQLSIRCDKAPHILDPETGEQIALINCTQQGSRTILLHRFEGCGSLTLCFDYEPSLTVPTPQFEHGRQIILSGEWSTTSDNTGAALYSQKTLIPEFMRSQRVIAKLEDSPDIVEFIINGASAGARLWPPYEMDITALVKPGPNEVTLKVISSPSIPLGRAEINIY, encoded by the coding sequence ATGCTGGATCAGTTCAAAAACCCGCCTGCCCAGTATCGAACAATAGAGTTCGACAATACTGCGGACTCTCCACAGATTCTTATACGTGAGTTAAAGATGGAGTTCGACCGCCGGGCGGCGGGCATTGATACTCTCCCATTTATGCGTTTGCCTAAAGCAATCCGGTCCGACAGCCCGTATTTCAGGTTCTATATCGACTATGCAGCGCGCGTTAGATATGCTCTTTCGCATGGACAGCGGAGGGCACAGGTCGCCTTGTTGATGCCCTCGATGGGCTCAAGCTCAGATTTCTTCGAGTTCTATAATGCGAACCTGCCGTTGGAACATGTCTCGCACGATGTAATAGACGAAGACGCTATCATCAGCGCCACATCTGTGGACCAGAGCTTGATATGCCCATCGAACCGATACGAAATGCTGATACTGCCACCGATAGACGCCGTCCGATATGAAACAGCCCTCAAAATACAAGAGTTCGTAGATGACGGCGGACGGGTCATGGCGACAATGCCGATACCCACTAAAGACTCTCACGGCAAGAAAGACTCGGAAGTCCGATCCATATTTCACGAGATCTTTGGCGCAGGATCCGGCAAAAACGGACCCGTGATCGAACTGGACAATGGAGCGATCCTCGTTCAGACGCAAGAACCGAGCGAATTAGCCCCTACCCTCAGGGATTGCATCTCCATGGCAATCAAACCCGACGTATCGATCACATCCGCAGGCAGGCAGTGCCGTGAAATCACATTCGTTCACCATATATATGAGGATAATGACATTTTCTTCTTCGCCAACAGTTCTCCTGACGCGCGGGAAGTGCAGCTCTCGATCAGATGCGACAAGGCTCCTCATATTCTTGACCCTGAAACAGGAGAGCAAATAGCGCTTATCAACTGCACGCAGCAAGGGAGCCGCACAATTCTCCTGCATAGATTTGAAGGCTGCGGCTCTCTAACATTGTGCTTTGATTATGAGCCGAGCCTTACCGTCCCAACGCCGCAGTTTGAACATGGTCGGCAGATTATTCTCTCCGGAGAATGGAGCACTACCTCTGACAATACAGGTGCAGCGCTTTATAGCCAGAAGACGCTTATACCGGAGTTTATGCGCAGCCAGCGTGTTATTGCAAAACTGGAAGATTCGCCGGATATAGTAGAGTTCATTATAAATGGCGCTTCAGCTGGCGCGAGGCTCTGGCCGCCGTATGAAATGGATATTACTGCTCTGGTAAAACCCGGACCCAATGAAGTAACCCTCAAAGTCATAAGCAGCCCATCAATCCCCCTTGGAAGAGCAGAGATCAACATCTACTGA
- a CDS encoding SDR family oxidoreductase, translating into MILDRFSLDGKVALVSGGAGLYGRQIVAALAEAGAKTYIASRSIDALKDVAAEHQAKGESVEALYMDLGEEASILAVRDEIVKREGTLDVLVNNAVARPMKNAYDDNASAFAESMQINATGLFIITRAMGDLMAEREKGSIINVGSMQGMIGPDPTIYEGTNMTGFYPDYFFHKGGMINYTRFTASYYGSKGIRCNCISPGGLWNPKMPEAFIKNYSARTLLGRLADQTDLMGIIVFLASDASLYITGTNIPVDGGYTAK; encoded by the coding sequence TTGATTCTGGATAGATTTTCTCTGGATGGCAAGGTCGCGCTCGTATCGGGCGGAGCCGGGCTATATGGAAGGCAGATAGTGGCGGCTCTGGCGGAGGCCGGCGCCAAGACTTATATAGCATCGCGTTCTATTGATGCGCTCAAAGATGTTGCAGCAGAGCACCAGGCAAAGGGCGAGAGTGTTGAGGCTCTATATATGGATTTGGGGGAAGAAGCGTCAATACTGGCCGTTCGAGATGAGATAGTCAAAAGGGAAGGCACTTTAGATGTGCTTGTAAACAACGCAGTCGCGCGGCCTATGAAGAATGCCTATGATGACAACGCATCGGCATTCGCGGAAAGCATGCAGATCAATGCCACAGGGCTTTTTATAATAACCCGCGCTATGGGTGATCTTATGGCCGAGCGCGAGAAGGGTTCGATTATAAACGTCGGCTCTATGCAGGGAATGATCGGGCCCGACCCGACGATCTACGAAGGCACTAATATGACCGGATTCTACCCGGACTATTTCTTCCACAAAGGCGGAATGATCAACTACACTCGCTTCACCGCCAGCTATTATGGCTCCAAAGGGATCAGATGCAACTGCATTTCACCCGGCGGGCTGTGGAACCCCAAGATGCCCGAGGCGTTTATAAAGAACTATAGCGCCCGCACTCTCCTTGGCAGGCTCGCTGATCAGACGGACCTTATGGGAATTATAGTCTTCCTGGCATCTGACGCATCATTATATATAACCGGCACAAATATACCTGTTGACGGCGGATACACCGCGAAGTAA
- a CDS encoding aldo/keto reductase produces MQDNKISGLNISPITLGTVQFGLNYGIANKAGQPSYETARDIIACAYEGGVTCLDTAALYGESETVLGRALSELKISDKITVATKICHIADNLSAAEADSIVEKSVRQSMANLRLDVIPICMFHTESNFLQYAESLQKLKKKGLVKHIGSSVNTPDGAYGVVTSGLAEAMQMPSSVLDHRFIRAGVCKEAVKRGTALFVRSIYLQGLILMPEEDILPELADVIPIRRRLYALASQAGITPAELAVRYMLGVEGITSLVIGVDSAEQMRENVSLFGKGPLEADLQSAITAAVPDLSDKILFPGNWSKRMADAKPQNR; encoded by the coding sequence ATGCAAGACAATAAAATAAGTGGTCTTAACATATCACCAATCACATTGGGGACAGTCCAGTTCGGGCTCAACTATGGAATTGCCAACAAAGCCGGTCAGCCGTCATACGAAACGGCAAGAGATATTATTGCATGCGCATACGAAGGCGGCGTCACCTGCCTTGACACAGCAGCGCTCTACGGTGAGAGCGAGACGGTGCTGGGCCGGGCGCTTTCTGAGCTTAAAATATCGGACAAGATAACCGTGGCGACCAAGATATGCCACATCGCCGATAATCTGAGCGCGGCTGAAGCCGACTCAATTGTCGAAAAGTCGGTAAGGCAGTCAATGGCGAATCTGCGCTTGGACGTAATACCCATCTGCATGTTTCATACAGAAAGCAACTTCCTGCAATACGCCGAATCTCTGCAAAAGCTCAAAAAAAAAGGGCTGGTAAAGCATATCGGCTCATCGGTCAATACTCCTGATGGAGCATATGGGGTGGTCACGTCCGGCCTTGCCGAGGCTATGCAGATGCCCTCGAGCGTGCTTGACCACAGGTTTATCCGCGCAGGAGTCTGCAAAGAAGCCGTAAAACGGGGCACGGCGCTATTTGTACGCAGTATATATCTCCAGGGTCTCATACTTATGCCGGAAGAGGATATTCTACCCGAGCTTGCCGATGTGATCCCTATTCGCCGCAGACTATACGCTCTAGCCAGTCAGGCAGGCATTACACCGGCTGAGCTGGCTGTGCGATATATGCTCGGAGTCGAGGGGATCACCAGCCTTGTGATCGGGGTCGATTCGGCTGAGCAGATGCGCGAGAACGTGTCACTGTTCGGCAAGGGACCGCTTGAAGCTGATCTTCAGTCTGCAATTACAGCGGCCGTTCCCGATCTATCCGATAAAATACTCTTTCCCGGAAACTGGTCGAAACGAATGGCGGATGCCAAACCACAAAATAGGTAA
- a CDS encoding Gfo/Idh/MocA family oxidoreductase, with the protein MEKPLIKNSHIRIAMLGMVDGNGHPYSWSAIFNGYDKAEMAKCPFPGIPAYLNKQPKDTFGIADAHVTHVWTDDPADAVKVSKASLVPNVVAKAEDVIGEVDAVIVATDKGYEHVERCRPFVEAGLPIFVDKPMVDNEADLKTFCRWVEEGKPIHSSSSMRYCKEFIPYQISTHDLGELRYASILTTKTWERYGIHALESIYPIIGPGFVSVRNTGSSDRNILHLKHEKGVDATVVATYDLGIFGAMQLCGTKGYATAAISDSYYSFKAQLEAFVEYLMTGVRPFPFSETIELMKIVIAGIRSREEGGREVMLSEISDT; encoded by the coding sequence ATGGAAAAACCACTGATTAAAAACTCACATATAAGAATTGCAATGCTCGGGATGGTGGATGGAAACGGCCATCCATACTCCTGGAGCGCAATTTTCAATGGTTACGATAAAGCTGAAATGGCGAAATGCCCATTCCCGGGCATTCCAGCCTATCTGAACAAACAGCCAAAAGATACCTTCGGCATAGCCGATGCACACGTCACGCACGTCTGGACGGATGACCCCGCAGACGCAGTAAAAGTGTCCAAGGCGTCTCTGGTGCCAAACGTAGTGGCAAAGGCCGAAGATGTGATCGGAGAGGTTGATGCAGTAATCGTTGCGACGGACAAGGGCTACGAGCATGTGGAGCGCTGCAGGCCGTTTGTCGAAGCAGGGCTTCCCATCTTTGTCGATAAGCCGATGGTCGATAACGAGGCTGACCTCAAAACATTCTGCAGGTGGGTCGAAGAAGGCAAACCGATTCACTCATCGAGCAGCATGCGCTATTGCAAAGAGTTTATCCCCTATCAGATATCCACGCACGACCTGGGCGAACTACGTTACGCAAGCATCTTGACCACCAAAACCTGGGAGAGATACGGCATCCATGCGCTTGAGAGTATCTATCCGATAATCGGGCCTGGGTTCGTATCAGTCAGAAACACAGGCAGCAGCGACAGAAACATATTACACCTTAAGCATGAAAAAGGCGTGGATGCGACAGTGGTCGCCACATATGATCTCGGCATATTCGGTGCGATGCAACTTTGCGGCACCAAGGGATATGCCACTGCGGCTATATCGGACTCATACTACTCGTTCAAAGCGCAGCTCGAAGCGTTTGTCGAGTATCTTATGACAGGTGTCAGGCCGTTCCCGTTCTCAGAGACAATCGAGCTGATGAAGATAGTCATCGCAGGCATCAGGAGCCGGGAAGAGGGCGGACGGGAAGTCATGCTCTCAGAAATATCCGATACATAA